A window of Thermococcus sp. MV5 contains these coding sequences:
- a CDS encoding glycosyltransferase family 39 protein has protein sequence MKRFKFASLLIVSFIVRLIPHRTLLLAVYDEYLHKDLTLRIVNNGIGVLSKDVSSLLGLKAYSYPPLFHVIGAFLYSIFKTDYVFFILPAIYGVLSLVAFYYLSREILEDEKKVFLATLLVGFAPNFVYRTSLYIPENLGILLFVIGLWLLVRFFKTGEPKYIVSLIVLLPIYMVTHRGWVFFVGVGILMAFIYFVPWVKKHLHYLVGLALIGVLLYYAPVSGEFIRGLISRMPREEVTALGYLKWIGIIQLIFGVLATKRYFEGGPIRQGLALWAWSFMIFGSIAFRFRDPYASLPLSIMAAEFLVDEVFPRIQWVLEKITADISGWGAGLFKKLLLNKRVVSLVIALLFLGPVFQGAYSAYAYITPPTVKDKEAFEWIKENTPENSVFLVWWDLGYLLIGNTHRKDVVMWKKVYQGFFEKAPDPQEANKAYADHVVMFSSTQKDRVYTLMKAYNVSYVYVDKYRRAYGLIKYGLMEYAPYDTHFKTLFVNGNSELYEFVPNPSLVPPTQDKMLYSGDHEKFVEFLECFWTGYNYADFDDGYKGDYFLNARIARIYSYLYQETGNEWFKERYEWLLRWLAYKQLENGGFPEGVPPNDFTLYTTFTIEPLKGLPFEGQEKTMTYLRKRIQEDYIMTTSKDKKGDLFAEAQMLPILYEYGLFNKTVLDNIITKILDEQRGDGSWKKSLGGTIVTAFGLARYYQLSGDERVLPAIKKAAKWIREQQEDNGRFKGEKGYGYSRATYANVLFVYHIAGMEHEKEQMLEIIKTTYDLNKEPRPLQSTLDIFRALEYIYGIRNAISLVEGIISSQSF, from the coding sequence ATGAAAAGGTTCAAATTTGCATCACTGCTCATAGTATCTTTCATCGTGAGACTGATTCCGCATAGAACTTTGTTACTTGCTGTTTATGATGAATATCTTCACAAAGATCTTACTTTGAGAATAGTAAACAACGGGATAGGTGTGCTTTCAAAGGACGTGAGTTCTCTTTTAGGGCTTAAAGCATATAGCTATCCTCCCTTATTTCATGTAATAGGTGCGTTTCTATATTCCATTTTCAAGACTGACTACGTCTTTTTTATTCTGCCGGCCATCTATGGGGTTTTATCTCTAGTTGCCTTTTATTATCTGTCTAGGGAGATTCTAGAAGACGAGAAAAAGGTGTTTCTAGCGACCCTTTTAGTGGGCTTTGCTCCGAATTTTGTTTACAGGACAAGTCTTTACATTCCAGAAAATCTGGGAATATTGTTATTTGTAATTGGCTTATGGCTCTTAGTGAGGTTCTTTAAAACTGGAGAACCAAAGTATATAGTATCCTTAATAGTTTTACTACCTATTTACATGGTCACACACAGGGGATGGGTATTTTTTGTTGGTGTGGGAATTCTAATGGCATTCATATACTTCGTCCCTTGGGTTAAGAAACATCTTCATTATTTGGTAGGGTTGGCTTTGATTGGTGTGTTACTTTACTATGCTCCTGTCAGTGGTGAGTTTATAAGAGGCCTCATCTCAAGAATGCCAAGGGAAGAGGTTACAGCTTTGGGATACCTCAAGTGGATTGGTATTATCCAACTAATTTTTGGGGTTCTAGCCACTAAGAGATATTTTGAAGGGGGGCCAATCAGGCAAGGACTAGCTTTATGGGCTTGGTCTTTCATGATTTTTGGGAGTATTGCCTTTAGGTTTAGAGATCCCTATGCTTCGTTACCCCTCTCAATAATGGCAGCGGAATTTTTGGTTGATGAAGTATTTCCCCGAATTCAATGGGTTTTGGAGAAAATAACCGCAGACATAAGTGGGTGGGGGGCAGGACTATTTAAAAAACTACTATTAAACAAGAGAGTTGTATCTCTCGTGATAGCTTTACTCTTCCTTGGGCCAGTTTTTCAAGGTGCATATTCAGCTTATGCTTACATAACACCCCCGACAGTGAAAGACAAAGAAGCATTTGAGTGGATAAAAGAGAACACACCGGAGAATTCTGTGTTCCTAGTATGGTGGGACTTAGGATATTTATTAATTGGTAATACTCATAGAAAAGATGTAGTGATGTGGAAAAAGGTTTATCAAGGCTTCTTTGAGAAGGCCCCTGATCCTCAAGAGGCGAATAAGGCCTATGCGGATCATGTAGTGATGTTTAGTTCCACTCAGAAGGATAGAGTTTACACTCTGATGAAAGCATACAATGTGAGCTATGTGTATGTGGATAAATACAGAAGAGCCTACGGTCTCATAAAGTATGGGCTTATGGAGTACGCACCTTATGATACACACTTTAAGACACTCTTTGTAAATGGAAATTCAGAGCTTTACGAGTTTGTCCCAAACCCCTCCTTGGTACCTCCTACTCAGGATAAAATGTTATATTCTGGAGATCATGAGAAGTTTGTGGAATTCTTAGAGTGTTTTTGGACGGGTTATAACTATGCCGACTTTGATGATGGATATAAAGGTGATTACTTCCTTAATGCCAGAATAGCTAGGATTTATTCATACCTCTATCAAGAAACCGGAAATGAATGGTTTAAAGAGAGGTATGAATGGCTACTCAGATGGCTTGCATATAAACAACTTGAAAACGGGGGGTTCCCAGAAGGGGTGCCGCCGAACGATTTTACGCTCTATACTACGTTCACAATAGAACCCCTTAAAGGGTTACCCTTTGAAGGACAGGAAAAAACCATGACTTATCTAAGAAAGCGTATTCAAGAGGATTACATTATGACGACATCAAAAGATAAGAAGGGAGATTTATTTGCCGAAGCTCAGATGTTACCTATTCTCTATGAGTATGGATTATTCAATAAAACTGTGTTAGATAATATAATAACAAAGATCTTAGACGAACAAAGAGGCGATGGGAGCTGGAAAAAGAGCTTGGGAGGTACAATAGTTACGGCATTTGGCTTGGCTAGGTATTATCAACTTAGTGGAGACGAGAGAGTTTTGCCGGCAATTAAAAAGGCAGCAAAGTGGATTAGAGAACAGCAGGAGGATAATGGTAGATTTAAAGGTGAAAAGGGTTATGGTTATTCAAGAGCCACTTATGCAAATGTTCTTTTTGTTTATCACATTGCAGGGATGGAGCATGAAAAGGAGCAAATGCTTGAGATCATCAAAACCACTTATGATCTTAATAAAGAACCGAGACCATTACAGAGCACATTGGATATCTTTCGGGCTTTAGAGTACATATATGGCATTAGGAATGCTATCAGTTTAGTTGAAGGGATAATCTCTTCCCAATCTTTCTGA